From one Streptomyces sp. NBC_01478 genomic stretch:
- the casB gene encoding type I-E CRISPR-associated protein Cse2/CasB, whose product MPSRDDYRAHCDAYVAAVRDLCTAPESRAALGSGRGRPVDDCQRLHPFLSRLTRNHPDRRAHYTLAGLIAHERPDRHPTTPAPDPDHPRAWRSRPSLGATLARAAHGRTDGPFERELQVLIRLSEDLLHRRLPGLTRQLLGSGHPPDFAVLLADLTYWSSNRPSVATRWQDDFYLFTPTPTPPPASSAGTQETSST is encoded by the coding sequence GTGCCCAGCCGTGACGACTACCGCGCCCACTGCGACGCCTACGTCGCCGCCGTCCGTGACCTGTGCACCGCCCCGGAGAGCAGAGCCGCTCTCGGGTCGGGCCGCGGCCGTCCCGTCGACGACTGCCAGCGCCTGCACCCCTTCCTCAGCCGCCTCACCCGCAACCACCCCGACCGGCGCGCCCACTACACCCTCGCCGGCCTCATCGCCCACGAACGCCCCGACCGCCACCCCACCACCCCCGCCCCAGACCCCGACCATCCCCGCGCCTGGCGGTCGCGCCCCAGCCTCGGCGCCACCCTGGCCCGCGCCGCACACGGGCGGACCGACGGCCCCTTCGAGAGGGAACTGCAGGTCCTCATCCGCCTGTCCGAGGACCTGCTCCACCGGCGCCTGCCCGGCCTGACCCGCCAACTGCTGGGCAGCGGCCATCCGCCGGACTTCGCCGTCCTGCTGGCCGACCTCACCTACTGGAGCAGCAACCGTCCCAGCGTCGCCACCCGCTGGCAGGACGACTTCTACCTCTTCACCCCCACACCCACTCCGCCCCCGGCCTCTTCGGCCGGCACACAAGAGACGAGCAGCACATGA